One segment of Streptomyces bathyalis DNA contains the following:
- the aroH gene encoding chorismate mutase, with protein MAVRAVRGAVQLERDESGHMHDQVSALMTSVLERNGLTADDLISVWFTATPDLHSDFPAAGARKLGIVDVPLICAQELDIAGAMPRVVRVMAHVESDLPKSQINHVYLGAAAELRKDIAQ; from the coding sequence GTGGCGGTACGAGCGGTACGGGGAGCCGTACAGCTGGAGAGGGACGAGTCGGGCCACATGCACGATCAGGTCTCCGCGCTGATGACCAGCGTCCTGGAGCGCAACGGCCTCACCGCGGACGACCTCATAAGTGTCTGGTTCACGGCCACCCCCGACCTGCACAGCGACTTTCCGGCGGCAGGCGCACGTAAGCTCGGAATCGTGGACGTGCCGCTGATCTGCGCACAGGAACTCGACATCGCCGGGGCCATGCCGCGTGTGGTGCGCGTGATGGCGCACGTGGAGTCGGATCTGCCCAAGTCGCAGATCAACCACGTCTACCTCGGGGCCGCAGCAGAACTCCGCAAGGACATCGCCCAGTAA